A genomic stretch from Mya arenaria isolate MELC-2E11 chromosome 10, ASM2691426v1 includes:
- the LOC128206813 gene encoding transmembrane protein 205-like produces MGIQFNTCAIEKSDLYSHKDFLVASVRKRHLHAEDRIGLSTPLEEDSCRQSEETAREDLRADYVLKEDVKSVCTKTCAEIVKHFSAVIIALTAICLVFSDRLTFNPQVVTFLHLLTFSAHFGAQCWVTFIAGITMFFNLPRIMFGRVQCRLFPLYFGSTLLLSCVTLLTFTIRQSTSRNQDNITFYLLGACVAFTFINSFYLASNIVSSMINVFELEKGSHVAFAVGFCDRTELKKQPGYIMHYKRFRVFHGISGVANILTLICNLMYMYHLACVCEL; encoded by the exons ATGGGGATTCAATTTAACACGTGTGCAATTGAAAAGAGTGACTTGTACTCTCACAAGGATTTTTTAGTGGCCAGTGTCCGCAAGAGACATTTACATGCGGAGGATCGTATAGGACTGTCTACCCCTTTGGAAGAAGACAGTTGCAGACAGTCAGAAGAAACAGCCAGGGAAGATTTACGTGCTGATTATGTGCTTAAGGAAGATGTGAAATCCGTCTGCACAAAAACATG CGCCGAGATAGTCAAGCACTTCTCAGCGGTGATAATTGCTTTGACAGCAATTTGCCTCGTATTCAGCGACAGACTGACATTCAACCCGCAGGTGGTGACATTCCTGCACCTCCTCACGTTCTCCGCGCACTTTGGCGCGCAATGCTGGGTCACATTCATAGCTG GGATTACCATGTTTTTCAATTTACCGAGGATTATGTTTGGACGGGTGCAATGTAGACTTTTTCCATTGTACTTCGGATCCACTTTGCTACTTTCCTGTGTAACATTACTGACCTTTACTATACGTCAGTCTACGTCTAGAAACCAAGACAACATAACG TTTTACCTGTTGGGTGCCTGCGTCGCTTTTACCTTCATCAACAGCTTTTACCTAGCATCCAACATCGTCAGTTCGATGATTAATGTGTTCGAACTCGAGAAAGGTTCACATGTGGCTTTTGCGGTCGGTTTTTGTGACCGAACAGAACTGAAGAAGCAGCCGGGGTACATCATGCACTACAAGCGATTCCGAGTGTTTCACGGTATATCAGGTGTGGCAAATATATTGACGTTGATTTGTAatctaatgtacatgtaccatcTTGCATGTGTATGTGAGTTGTaa